The stretch of DNA AATCTCCTTATCTTTCAGTATTTACAAGTACTACCTGTATATGCAGAATATTTTACACAAAGTGGGATATGTCTAACTGTATGATATACAATATCAATTATTTCCTAAATTGCTTTAATGCCTTTTATAGAGTGATGGAGCTGGAGGCTGATGAATCCccacacatttttgtgtatgatgaGGCAGGATTCAACTTAACTAAAGTCAAGAGACGTGGCTGTAATATTATTGGTAACTGAGCCACTGTTGATGTGCCAGGCCAGTGTGGAGGGAACATTAAAATGTGTGCTGCCATATGTGGGAATGGTGTACTCGGCCACATTCCCATCATTGGGCCCTATAACACACAAATTCTCCTCCGTTTCCTGGAAACTCTTTACAGAGATCTCATTTCTGAGAACGAGAGGGGGTTAGTAAGAAACGAGTTTCCATCGTTCAAATACAGTCAGGGAATGTTTTGTTGCTCACCCATGTTTTTTGACAGAGTTTCTCCCACCATACTCCCCATTCCTAAATCCCATTGAGTAGTTATTTTCTGCATGGATATGGAAGGTCTATGAACACCATCCTCACAGCCTGTTGTCCTTACTGGGTGCAATGGATGCTGGTTGTGAGGATATCACTGCAGATTGTTGTAGGGGGTGGCTGTGTCATGACAAAAGATGTTTTCCTTCGTTGCATTGCAAGTGAGGATATCAGGTGTGATATTAGATTAAATGTTGTGGCCAAACAAAGAGGAGAGATTGGAAGACCCATGAGGTTGATGAACTTGCAGCATATTTTATATTTCTTGCACAAATTTTGGTTCATGAATTTTGCTGTTGTATTATATAAGTGTGTACATACAATgataaatgtttgaataaatgttttgttgaacGTATATTGTGTGCCATGACTTTTTGACATAAATACTATTCAGCTGCCTTGAGTTAATTCTTTTGAGTAATCACCTTTTGCAGGTCACAGATTGGTGTGCTGAATGTACCACGTGATGTGAGGATTGTACTTTGAGTTTTGACAGTTGTAagtttgtttcaataaatgtgcCAAATCGATTGAGGAAAAACTGTAATaaaccaatataaaaaaaatgaactctGATTTACCCAGAAATGATTTATTTCAAGTTCTAGTTGTTCTAACCTACATCTATTACAGTATAACACTATCACAGAAGACAATCTGTCAGTGCTCTAAGAGCCCTGATTTCCTTGGTGACAAATAGTAAGTAACAGTTTGTTTCTGGGATGCTTTTGAGTTTCAGTAAACCATAGCCTTCCCAATTGCCTTTAAAGGACTTTGTATCCCCATCTAAATATGGGCATGCTTTCGCAGTGGATTTCAAGGAATGTCTAAGCACCACAAACTTGGGATGATAGTCCATCTCGTCTCAAGCCGCTGCTTTCAAGTTTCTTTCACATACAGGACTTTTTTACTCTTCTTCTTTTACTCTTCAGTTATTTAATGGATTTTTTCCAAAATTGAAAGAAGTGGGAAAACATACAGATATCTTCAGTAAATTGAACAGAAGTCTGGGTCAAACTCAAGGATATTTTGTGTAACGCAACTATGTCCAGAAGGAAGGTGAGGGGACTCACTAAAACCGGGCGACAGGTGAGCGAAGACCCGGACCTCGACAATTTACTGTCGAACCTGTCTCCCGAAGAAATGGAGGAGTTGCAGAAAGAGGTTTTGGTCGTTCCAGACCCAGATCCGAGTGAAATAGTCATTATAGACCAAACAGATTTAAAACCAACTGCACCTGTTAAAAAGGATTCTCACTTGGGCAGCCAGGCTGATGATTTCAGAGGCTGCTTTCATAGAAACCTGTCCACCGAggtatgaaaaatatttaatgtttaataatttgatAATTGTTTAATaatgctatattatatatatatatatatatatatatatatatatatatatatatatatatatatatatatatatatatatatcctagtCCTGGGATATTAACAGGTTAAAGGGATATTAACATTTTTTTACACTTAATACACAACTTTTAGGCTACAAATGATGCAGTGGAAGGGGTGATGGATGGCTATGAcaatatttatttccatttacGTAGAAACGTCCAGAGTGGCATTAGATGTAGACAAAAGTTCTGTGGCCTTTTCTGTGGGGGTAGTTTTGGATTATAGATTTTTCTTTTCAAAGAGAAGGAGCTAAAATTACTCTTAAGCATCCATAGAGTATCTGCAGATGTTAAATGGCTCTGTTGGAAATCCTTGGCTGATTGCTCCTTTGCTCCCTGCCTTTTAAGGATAAGTCAGCCGAGGCTGGGCTTTCCACTGCAAAACGGTGTGGCTCACAAATCAAACACTTAGCCACTGTGCAAGTTTACACTCCACTGTGAAACAACTGGCTCTAGAATGCACAATGTAAACATTCATTGTGCATGCACTACATACACCGTTTGTATAACAGTCAGTGTCAAAGTGGTGAATGACTGAGAATTGAACATTTTAGTGTTGATATGTAGTTCTTCCACCCCCATATATAACTTTCAAATATGACCCTAAAAATTGCAATTCATAGGGAAGCAGGCCATTGCGTGTGTGAGTTATGAGTTTGTCTTATCCTTAGGGAGAGCCCAAGAAGGAGAGTCGGAAGCAAGAGTACCTGCGTAAAATGGGCCTAAGCCAAGAGAAAAATATCTCCTGGTCTGACGGCAGAGATGGAGGACTTCAGAGACAAAGCAGCATTACCACCTCCTCTTCCTGCCTGAAAAGTGACAGCAGAATGGAAGACAGAAAACGCAGACTCACAGAGGGGTCTAAATTTGACAAAGCCGGCCCATCTCCCTTTTCAAAAAAGGACGAGGAGAGTGAGAGGAAAGGAGAGGTGCAGGAAAAAGAACAAAATGATTGGAGTAAACTCAAGGATAGAAAAGAGGCCAGGGAAAGTAGCAGCATCAGCAAAACCAAAGAATTAATATCCAAGCTTCAAGATAAAAATGAGGAtactaaagaaaaaaacagaaaagaagacAGTCGTAAAAGCCAATCTGGAGAAAGCAGAACAAAGGAGATGATCTCTAGGATACGGGAGAAAGAGGAGAAGGACAGGGAGAGAAAGGAAGAGATTAGGAAGAGAGAGGAGAACAAGACGAAAAGCTATACTTCCAGGTTAGAGGAAAAGCAAAATCAGGCTGTAGAAAACAAGACAGAGGACAATAATTTGAAAGAAGAGAAGAAGGATGAGGATGTAAAACAAGTAATAAAGTCAAATGAAAGCGAGAAAGAGGGCCCAGAGCCGGAAAAGGCACAAAGGAGAGGAGAAAACATGAAGATGAAGGGAGGAGGGGATGTTAAGGAACACAATGAGATTGCAAATGAAGTTCATGAATCCATCGAGGAGAAGATTGGAAACTGCATATCAGACAACGTTTCAAAAAGTAAGAGCGAAGAGGAGGAAGAGTCAGCAAGCATGTTCGATGAAGATTTGGAGAGAGTTTTACGCAATGATCCAGGGATGACTGAACTTAATTTAAACAACTCTGAGGTCATAAAAACCAAAACGCTAGTTCAGTTTGCCGAGGCCTTGAAAgataacacacacatcaaaacGTTTTCTTTGGCTAACTGCCGTGCCGATGACCATGTGGCTTATGCTATTGCCGAGACTTTACGCAGTAACAAAAGCATCACAAGCATCAATATGGACTCCAATCTTCTTACCAGTAAAGGCATCATGGCTCTAATCTACGCCCTCCAGCACAACTCCACACTCACTGAGCTACGCTTCCACAACCAGCGGCACATCTGTGGAGGTAAGTCTGAGATGGAGATGACCAAAGTTTTGAAAGAGAACACAACTCTTCTGAAACTAGGCTACCATTTTGAGCTAGCTGGCCCTCGTATGACCATGACTAATATTCTCAGTCGCAACATGGACCGCCAACGGCAAAAGCGGCTGCAGGAACAGAAGCAGGCTCAAGCCCAAGGCACTGGAGACAAGAAATCTTCATTAGAAGTTCCAAAAACTGGCTTTGGTAAAGGTTCTCCCAGAGCCTCTCCCAAGCCATCTCCTCATCCATCTCCCATACCATCACCTGCCCCGTCCCCTAAGTTGACACATAAGAAAGGGGGCAGTGGAACTGGTGGTGGACCACCACCCCCGCCACCACCAGGAGGTCCCCCACCACCTCCACCTCCAATGCTAGATGGAGACTTCTTGAAGAACTTACTGACGCCTATATCAAAAAGGAAGCTTGAAGATAGGactggaggaagaggaggaaatcAAAACTCAAGGGATCAACTTCTAGCATCCATTCGGGGCAGCAATCTCAAACAGCTGAAAAAGGTAATAAgagtttcaatgtatttttttatttagaacaatttatttttatttagttatttcagttttgccaaatgcatactgtatattctttATACACAGATGTTTAAATAAAATCCTCATATCCTGAGAGTATGTTATGAGTACTggcattaactttttttttttttgtacaggtTGCAGTACCTAAACTTTTGCAATAAGCAGGCCGTGCAGAGAGAGATTAATGTGGATGGAGAAAAAGGACAGGAATTAAACGACAGACATCTCACAGACCTTGAGAAGATCAACGCTCAGAATCTTCCAAAAGGAGTCTTACTGCTGCCCTATCGTATGAAAGACGGGCAGGGACTCGTATATGGTGATCTTCCATTGAATGCGCAGCTTCTGCCCAGGAGTCTTTGTACAAAATACACTGGACTGTAGAAAATAATGGAAGCATGGTGCAGTCAAGGATGCTCAGAGGCTTAAATGGCCTGTGGTACTGCAGAGTTGATTCCTTGCTTGTCATTTGCACTAAatgaataatttcaaattatagttttatatgtgtgtgtgtgtgtgtgtgtgtgtgtgtgtgtgtgtgtgtgtgtgtgtgtgtgtgtgtgtttggaacaatttaaatgtgtagAAGATGTTTGCTTGCTTTGTTTCTGCAGCTGAATTGGAAATTCTCATTGCTGACTGCATTTACTAATGTGAGAAAAAAGCAATCTCCTGGATTTTATCTTGTTATTTTGGGTTTGGGAATATCTATATCAAAAGCATTTGCTGATCAGGGAATAAAGAGGGAATTCTAATTTTAAAAATCcccaaattatataaataaaagtattgTAAAGTAGAGATTATTTTATTCCTTATATCTTGAAAGGGTGTGTCTTTATGAAAGAGAACAGGATGTTTACGAATTATAGCACTTAGGGGAAAGGGCTGGATGTTCGTGCATAaagatacaatattttttttaaactttaatcttgaaaaaagttttcctttaaacattttcaacaacaatattttatgtaattacgTTTTACCTTTGAGAACAGAAGTAATCTCTTCACCAATAGTTTGAAATACCTCACATTCTTCGAAGACAATTCTCATGCTTGTATAaatacaatctctctctcttttttttaagagCACAGCTAGTGAATCTTTCAAAAGACTGTTATGCTAAAAAGCAGTATCAAGCGCAATGTAAACTGGGGGCATCCTGATCTTTAGGGAGAGCAACAGGTTGTACTTGATTGTGTTTCGACGCCTGGTCCCAAGTATAATCTTCTGATAAGTGGCAGATGCTTGTATTGCAAACTCTTAGATTACTAGTTGGATATAAGCACCATGCTTCACTAAAGCCAGTTGCTAATGGTCTGAGTACTTTTGAAATGGACTTATCCTTCGGAGTCTGAAAGTTGATTGGAATCAAAGCAAGTTTgtagtttgtttatattttgatgACTAACCCTCTGTGCTTGTGAAATTTCTATATTTGGTAATTTTTCAATGCAGGCTCATTCTTTTCCCCTTTCTAATAATGGGAACATAGCCAACAGGCTGTCTGACTTAGAGCTATGGCTCTAGAAAACACATAAggcaggagagggagagagagagagagagagagagagagagagagagagagagagagagagagacagacggtTTTATGTGTTTTAAGTACAGTTAACAAGTAaacttaaagatgcactcagtaattttccccctttaaaaaggttttactcctaaagaaataaattgtaactttaaaacatgtaaaaaagcATGGCCGCTCACATGAGATAAGGACTCTAGGCATATCAGTAACCTGTTATATTCTACATGAGGCAAGGGCGcctcccctcatgggggctgtcattttagaatcacatgaagatctgaatactacttgcttaatctcagtaaccatcttgttattggacactttcacttatgTATtacattaatcatggctgattgtgaatttctacaatggtataTGTAACTGAAAACTTTAGATTTTTAATGATTccgcatccacaccactaggtgtcactgtaagtccaagatgacacgagCAAAtagttacagagtgcacctttaactcatGTGATTAAAGTTACattcttttaatgtaattatttaaattgagttatagCACGTCTCATACATATAGCACATTTGATTCTCAATACTTCCGAGTGCAAATAAATTAGCACTTTTGTAAACAACAATTGAGTACAGAAATATGGAGACAAATTATCAGCCacctacaacaaaacaacaacaatagacataagaattaaaactatatacatttttaataacaattataatatttctccATAAGTACCTTTGTCTTGACCAAACATAGGCTATAATTGATTCCATGTGTAACATTTCAAGTCCTGTTTATTTAGGACCAGTTGATAGTTTTTTTGATTAATGACAATTTTAGGGTTTAGAGAGTAACAGTAACTTATTAAAACTAGTAGTAAGAatagtacaaaataaaaataagttgattcaacaatttttattttatttaagttaatcattaGTGTTTACATTGTAGCTACTTTTAAACAACTATAATACAGTGTCAAcgttttacagtttcagaagaacCAGAATCATAATTAGCTTtattgcttacacatacaaggaatttgtctgggtgacagaagcttccagtgcacaaacaatacagcaacaagacagataataatcataaaaaaagtgaatagaaaatacaaGTTTATatggaaatacacaataagacacatatatagatgtgtgtgtgtgtgtgtgtgtaatatacaaatctgttatatacagatgcaagggaatgtatggcagaagagttggataaatataaaaagattaaGCATCAAGACATTTGTTTTAGTTAATAACTTGTTGTACCCTAGACCATTTacatcaaaaaaaaaatcaagattaaTCTTGTTGCGTTGGACAGTTTGTGTTTTCAAGTTACTTAGATGAGAAAATATAATGTTGCTTCATTCTAAAAGTCTATTTCAAAAGCTAAGCTACTATACCTAAAGTAGGCTTTAATTTCTCACTACTTTTTACAACACTGTTGTTGATGGGTGGGTAGTgctttgcattttacatttctgTGCGACAATCAACTATTCTGCCAGTAGTGGAACATCTACACTCAAAAGAACACACGAACAACCTGAAGTCATGCGCAGAAGCAACACGTTCTGATTACGTCACCGGGAACAGGAAAAGAACAAAATGGAGGAGTACGCGAGGGAACCGTGGTAAGCAGCCAGGCTATACGAACTGATTTTTTCCCTTACATTttgaacatgtattttttttcccaagTTGACTAAATGTTTATAATTTCCTTTATTTATTCATGCGATACGAGTCGTTGTCAAAGTGTTTGACGCACAAATGTTTGCCAAATATTTGGTTTGATGCATGCTTACCAACACGATGTCCTTCAGTGGAGGTTTCATGCTGTCACACCAGCACATGACCTTGTTCTGTCGGCATTCGTGATCTGTTGGTTTTGTGTTTATTGTACATCTGTAATGCTTCGATGACTAGAACTAATTAATTAGTCTATTTCTTATCATGTGATTAGTATGGCTAGTAAACAGCAATTAGTGAGAACAAATTCACCGCTAGAGAAATGCTCAAATATGCTTATAAACCTGATTCGTTTATCTAACTCGTTTTTTGTGTGTTAAAGAACAGAATTGGCTACTTCACAGGAAAGTATTTCCATCCCAAACTAACATAGTattaccgtgtgtgtgtgtgtgtgtgtgtgtgtgtgtgtgtgtgtgtgtgtgtgtgtgtgtgtgtgtgtgtgtgtgtgtgtgtgtggggctatggaaaaaaattaagagaccactgcaaaatgtcagtttctctggatttactaagtataggtatgtgtttgagtaaaattaatttgtatgttttattcTATATAGTACGTATCtagtcatttagagcatttatttgcagaaaatgacatctggtcaaaataacaaaaaagatacaacgttttcagacctcaaataatgcaaagaaatcaagttcatattcatttttaaacaagacaatactaatgttttaacttgagaagagttcagaaatcaatatttgcttgaataaccctaattttcaatcacagctttcatgtgtcttgcatgTTTTCTACCAgtgtttcacattgctgttgggtgactttatgccactcctggcacaaaaattcaagcagcttggttttgtttgatggcttgtggccatccatcttcctcttgatcacatttcagaggttttcaatggggttcatgtCTAGAGATTGTGCTGGCCATGACAgtgtcttgatccggtggtcctccatccacaccttgaccTGGCTGAGCATTGTCCTGTTGGGAAAAActaatcctcagagttggggaacattgtcagagcagaaggaagtgagttttcttccaggatagcCTTGTACGTGGATTGATTCAtgtgtgtccttcacaaagatgaatctgcccgattccagccttgctgaagcacctccaggtcatcacagatcctccaccaaatttcacagtgggtgcgagacactgtggcttgaaggcctctccaggtctccttTAACAATTTGTCATTAAACAACCTGGTGGGGGatcagacctgaaccccattgaaatcctctggaatgtgatcaagaggaagatggatggtcacaatccatcaaacaaagctgagctgcttaaatttttgcaccaggagtggcataatgtcacccaacagcaatgtgaaagactggtactactttgcattatttgaggtctgaaaacactgcatcattgtagcaaaaatgtaaattttatccatagcagtgtgtgtgtgtgtgtatatatatatatatatcttagtaCATAACTATGGTAATAATTCAGTTCATGTTATAAAGGCTACACCTTAAAGACAATTTGCAAAATGTAtcaagatctaaaaaaaatagatgtctttttattgaatattgatagaTCAACATCATTTGTGAAAATACATAATAACAGcgggttatttaaaaaaaaaaaaaaaaaggtgccaaAGGGGTTATAGTGATGTAATGTAGATAATGGAATTAGAGTAATAGGGCACAATTTGCTAACTAATGCAAATCTTTTTGAGACTTCAAGATGCTTTtttagtaacaaattaagataatgcttgtTCAAagtaactacttcagaaaagggttcACCATTTGGCGTTCCCCCCACACTTAAGAAGAATTATGTGTTTTATGGGGGTCTTAATGCAACATGTttccttacatttatttatttttattatttgagcaAAACTAAAAATAGCAAATATGtatttatctcaaaataaatgtcatttaaaataatttcagggCTTTTCCTTAGCTACATAAATTagcaacatttaaaattttttttatatataaaattgcctcaaaatcaacctttagataTTACACACAATAATCTCATGGATCAACTAAAGATCCATGAGGATCTGGGAGAAACTAAAGtatcatgatattaccatgtgATGGCATCACTGTACTAGGGGTAGGAATCCCAAGGTAACTGGTGATTACAATATAATGTCGATATTTAGGTCACAATACGATAttattgcaattctttatttttgatgTAGTGCGATTCAAAACGATATTGCGATATTTCACTCAATGTTTTCTAATTCGTCTTCATTGGACTTCAGAGAATTGTTTCCAaatacattgtttgtttgttttttctcccaatttggaatgcctactacgtggtggcgcagttactcacctcaatacggATGGCGGAGTACAGTCAATCCGCACAACtcatcatgtggctcattgtgcatgacacagcagagactcacagcatgtggagactcatgctactctccacgatccatgcacaacttaccatgagAAGGTtcctccttagcaactgggccaatttgtttgcttaagagacctggctggagccactcagcacaccctggattcgaactgatGAGTGATAGTCAGCATAGTCAGCATCAattctcactgagctacccagactctccaccaaatgcattgttaaattaatataaaagtgcaAGTTTGCAAGATAAagccagtttatttcctaatatctatGTACAATGCAAAGCCATAAGCATATAAGACCATAATGGCTCCTTATTTCTGTGGTTAGGTTAATGTATCTAGTCTttctaaaacatttattataatatttgtgaATACAACAGTAGCCTAAAgactttaaaaaacattatttattgcaacaCAGTTTCAatgcacaaaaatataatttattttgtattatactAACATTTTTGTCAGAATTCCTCAGTTAACGTTACTACTTTAAAATTGTGGTATATTTTAGTTAGGGAGGGTGATTATGTGTAAAGCATGATAACTGCACCTTTTAATGTGGAACATTTTTTATATCGTGCAAATATCGATAGAATATAACGAGGAAAAATATCACGATACTTTAACATatcgatatttttacccaccTCTACACTGTACCATGGTATCACTGCAGTACCTTATGTTAAGGGTTGTATCATTACTAGGAGAAttgaacagcatgtacaattagtgtcattatcatcatcatgatCAGTACTTTTGTTTTGCAGCCCCTGGAGGATAGTGGATGACTGTGGGGGCGCCTTCACTATGGGGGCCATTGGTGGAGGGATCTTTCAGGCCGTCAAAGGCTTTAGAAACTCTCCAGTTGTGAGTAATGATCTAGTCTGCAGATACAGTAATTTCTAGCAGTCTTAATGTGACATACAGTTTAACTGCCTGTAGTACAGATGCCATTGGGGTGTGTGtacagcagtggggatttctttaagactgcaagggaagctcagcttcccctataatgtcaaaaaaataatggtcaaatatgtactattgtgtaaacaatttattgactaaaaatgcgttagaacacgttcatctcgaagacgagttcgttcagaatcagctacattacatatagcaggtcggctgactcgatttacttctcatacattcccgtagcgtcagtgcatttccctgttgaagccgagcgtccattgacttcaatggggctgctctgaacagttttttcagtgctcgaaaatagacggtcattggataaatgctgcaattatgtcccgcccacggacgctcagcgtctctgggggtgaatgaggagtgggctggcccagactccgggcttccgcgtgatgattggaggatctgtcgaaagactgcatctccttttgattgacagcaaatctgtactataagaagtcactgaagctatttcacgctcagtcccaaagaaagacaaactgctgcaacctatttctttatatttgtttggcgaaattgctagtcaatttgcataatacatttcacacaattatacaccacattccttgtttcagttttaccaagtttaatatattttgttttagagcgttcatttgttcgttcgttcgttcattcattcatacagtaggctaggctagcgtcgtacgggtgaaactgcgcacgatggcagacggtgctaatattgtcgacctgattttggcgaagccatttgaaagtcttccttacgaggaaaaaatttgaattaaacagcagggcagatcaacacctaagattgatttagtgcaaaaaatagggtaaataagtttataatgtaggccg from Xyrauchen texanus isolate HMW12.3.18 chromosome 39, RBS_HiC_50CHRs, whole genome shotgun sequence encodes:
- the lmod1b gene encoding leiomodin-1 encodes the protein MSRRKVRGLTKTGRQVSEDPDLDNLLSNLSPEEMEELQKEVLVVPDPDPSEIVIIDQTDLKPTAPVKKDSHLGSQADDFRGCFHRNLSTEGEPKKESRKQEYLRKMGLSQEKNISWSDGRDGGLQRQSSITTSSSCLKSDSRMEDRKRRLTEGSKFDKAGPSPFSKKDEESERKGEVQEKEQNDWSKLKDRKEARESSSISKTKELISKLQDKNEDTKEKNRKEDSRKSQSGESRTKEMISRIREKEEKDRERKEEIRKREENKTKSYTSRLEEKQNQAVENKTEDNNLKEEKKDEDVKQVIKSNESEKEGPEPEKAQRRGENMKMKGGGDVKEHNEIANEVHESIEEKIGNCISDNVSKSKSEEEEESASMFDEDLERVLRNDPGMTELNLNNSEVIKTKTLVQFAEALKDNTHIKTFSLANCRADDHVAYAIAETLRSNKSITSINMDSNLLTSKGIMALIYALQHNSTLTELRFHNQRHICGGKSEMEMTKVLKENTTLLKLGYHFELAGPRMTMTNILSRNMDRQRQKRLQEQKQAQAQGTGDKKSSLEVPKTGFGKGSPRASPKPSPHPSPIPSPAPSPKLTHKKGGSGTGGGPPPPPPPGGPPPPPPPMLDGDFLKNLLTPISKRKLEDRTGGRGGNQNSRDQLLASIRGSNLKQLKKVAVPKLLQ